In Sphaerisporangium krabiense, the DNA window CGGCCGGGTCTCGCGGGTGCGTCAACGCTTCTGGCGCGTGTCGTATTTCCAGAAGGACCGCACGGCCAATCCGGTGATCACGACGAGCAGCGCGCACAGGAATCCGCCGCCCGCCCAGGCGGGCACGAGACCGACCGCGCTCGACGTCGCGCCGGCCCTCAGGTCTCCGAGCCTCGGCCCGCCGGCGACGACGACCATGAACACGCCCTGCATGCGCCCGCGCATCTCGTCGGGGGCGTAGGTCTGCAGGATCGTCTGCCGCCACACCGCCGACACCATGTCGATGCCGCCCGAGACGGCGAGCAGGAGCACGATCAGCCAGAGCGGCCCCGCGAAGGCCGCGGCGGCGACGGTCAGGCCCCACAACGCGATGGCCACGGTGAGCGCCACGCCCTGGCGGTGGATGCGCCCGACCCACCCGGACATCAGGCCGGCCGCGACCGCGCCGATGGCCAGGCTCGCCGAGAGCCAGCCGAACGCGACGGCGGACCCGCCGAACCGCTCGGCCGCCATCTCGGGGAACAGCGCCCGCGGCATGGCGAAGGCCATGGCGATGATGTCGACGGCGAAGGACATCATGACGATCGGCTGCCTGGCGATGTAGCGCAGGCCGTCGGTGACCGAGCGCAGTCCGGGCCGGGACACGGCGCCGAGCGGCTCCAGGGCCGGCAGCCGCACCGCCGCGTAGAACCCGGCGCCGAACAGGACCGCGTCGATCAGGTAGGCCGTCCCGTACCCGCCCTGGGCGAGCACGAGGCCGGCGAGCAGGGGGCCGACCACCGAGCCGATGCTGCTGACCAGGTAGTTGAGGGTGTTGGCCGCGGCGACGTGCTCCAAGGGGACGAGCCTCGGGATGATCGCGCCGCGGGTGGGCGAGGTGACGGCGAAGCCGGTGGCCTGGACGGCCGTGGCGGCGAGGATGACGTAGACGTTGCCCCAGCCCGCCGCGGCCTGCACCAGCAGGGCGAGGGTGGCGAGCCAGGCGACGACCGAGCCGGTGAGCAGGAGCTTACGACGGTCGACCGCGTCGGCGACGGCGCCGCCCCACAGGCCGAACACCACGAGCGGGACGAGGTTGGCCGGGCCGAGCAGGCCCACCCACAGCGAGGACCCGGTGATGTCGAACACCTGGGCGCTGACCGCGACCGAGGTGAGCTGGAAGCCGATGAAGGAGACGCCCTGCCCGAGCAGCAGCCGCCGATACGCCGGCCGGCCCATGGGCCGGGTATCGACGGCGATCCGCTTGAGTCCTGCCTGGACGACCCCCGCCATTGCCCACCCCGCCGAACCGGAAACAAGCCAACATCTCCGGGCACTCTACTCAGATGGGTGGGATGACCGGGTCAGGGGGCGAGCCGTTCCAGGGTCCACCCCGCCTTGGTGCGCCGGTAGCGGAGCCGGTCGTGCATGCGGTCGATCTGCCCCTGCCAGAACTCGACCTCCGTGGGGACCACGCGGAACCCGCCCCAGAAGTCGGGCACGGGCGGGTCCTCGGGCCAGCGCTCGGCCAGCTCGCGGAACCGGGCGTCCAGCTCCTCCCGTGACCGGACGACCGCCGACTGACGCGAGGCCCAGGCCCCGACGCGCGAGCCGTACGGCCGGGAGTGGAAATAAGCGGCGGAATCCTCGCGCGGCAATTTTGTGACTTTTCCCTCGACGCGCACCTGCCGGCGCAGGGGGTGCCAGGGGAACAACAGGCATGCGCGCGGGTTCTCGGCGAGGTCGCGGCCCTTGCGTGACTCGTAGTTGGTGTAGAAGACGAACCCCTGCTGGTCGTACCCCTTGAGCAGGACCGTCCTGGCAGTGGGAAGGCCTCCCGCGGAGGAGGTGGCCAGCACCATGGCGTTCGGCTCGGGCAGCCCGGCCTCGACGGCGTCGGCGAACCACGACGCGAACTGCGTGACCGGATCGGGGGCCATGTCGCTCTCGTTCAGAGGACGACCTTCGTATGTACGGCGAAGCCCGGAGAAGTACGGCGGGCTCGATGCGGCATCCACAGACCGGTATTCTTCCGCGTCCGGCGCCGCGAGCGCGCGGTGCCCCCTACCAGCGGGATCGCGTTTCGCAAGGCCCCCACGACAGATCGCCGCCGCGGAGGGGGTTGAATATGACCCGCCGGTATCTCGACATCAAGGCTTTGACTTCAAGAAAGGGAGGCGGCCGCGAATGTCCGACTTCAAACCCGGGTTGGAAGGCGTCGTAGCGTTCGAGACCGAGATCGCGGAACCGGACAAAGAGGGGGGCGCCCTCCGCTACCGGGGCGTCGACATCGAAGAGCTGGTCGGCCGCGTGTCCTACGGGAACGTCTGGGGCCTGCTCGTGGACAACAAGTTCAAGCCGGGTCTGCCCCCGGCCGAGCCGTACCCGATCCCCGTCCACTCCGGTGACATCCGCGTCGACGTCCAGAGCGCCCTCGCCATGCTGGCGCCGGCCTACGGGTTCCGCCAGCTTCTCGACATCGACGAGAACCAGGTCCGCGACGATCTCGCGCGCGCCTCGGTGACCGCCCTGTCCTTCGTCGCCCAGTCCGCCCGCGGGCTCGGCCTGCCCATGGTTCCGCAGTCCCGCGTCGACGAGGCCGACACGATCGTCGAGCGCTTCATGATCCGCTGGCGCGGCGAGCCCGACCCCAAGCACGTCAAGGCCATCGACGCCTACTGGACCTCCGCCGCCGAGCACGGCATGAACGCCTCCACGTTCACCGCCCGCGTCATCGCCTCGACCGGCGCCGACGTGGCCGCCGCGCTGTCGGGCGCCGTCGGCGCGATGTCCGGCCCGCTGCACGGCGGCGCGCCCGCGCGCGTGCTGCACATGATCGAGGAGGTCGAGCGCATCGGCGACGCGGAGACCTACGTCAAGAACGCCCTGGACTCCGGCGAGCGCCTGATGGGCTTCGGCCACCGGGTGTACCGCGCCGAGGACCCGCGGGCCCGCGTGCTGCGCCGCACCGCCCAGGAGCTCAACGCGCCGCGCTACGAGGTGGCGTGCGCGCTGGAAAAGGCCGCGCTGGCCGAGCTGCACGCCCGCAAGCCCGACCGCGTCCTCGCGACGAACGTGGAGTTCTGGGCCGCGATCATGCTGGACTTCGCCGAGGTCCCTTCGCACATGTTCACCTCCATGTTCACCTGTGCGCGCACCGCGGGCTGGGCCGCACACATCCTGGAGCAGAAGCGCACCGGACGCCTCGTGCGGCCGAGCGCGCGTTACGTCGGCCCGCCGCAGCGCTCGATCAACGACGTGCCGGGCGCGGCCGAGGTCGTCGGCAAGAGCTGACCCCCGCGCTTCCCCTTCCGAGCAGATTCCGGGCAGATCCCGAGCAGACCCTCCCCCGCCGTCCCGGCCCTCGCCGGACCGGCGCACACACCCCCGTGCGAGGCCCGCAGCCCCCGGTTGCGGGCCTTGAGCGTGTTCCCGGCCCATCCCGGCCCAGGGCGTGCCGCGCGGACCCACGGCACGCCCACCTGGCCGTTCGCCCGCGGCTCGCCCGTATCTCACGATCCGGACCCTCGGCGTGACCACCTGGCGGGCTCACTACCCTTGGTCAGGTGGCTGACATCGAGATTCCCGCTGACCTCAAGCCCGCGGACGGCCGTTTCGGCTGTGGGCCTTCGAAAGTACGTCCGGAGCAGCTCGCCGCCCTGGCCTCCGCCGGCGCGGGCCTCATGGGCACCTCCCACCGGCAGAAGCCGGTCAAGAACCTCGTCCGCCGGGTCCGCGACGGCCTGACCGACCTGTTCTCGCTCCCCGAGGGGTACGAGGTCGTGCTCGGCAACGGCGGCACCACCGCGTTCTGGGACATCGCGGCGTTCGGGCTGATCAAGGAGAGGTCCCAGCACCTGAACTTCGGCGAGTTCTCCTCGAAGTTCGCCGCCGTGGCGGCCAAGGCGCCGTGGCTGGGCGACCCGTCGGTGATCAAGTCCGAGCCGGGAAGCCACCCGCTGCCCTCGGCCGAGGCCGGGATCGACGTCTACGCGCTCACCCACAACGAGACCTCGACCGGCGTCGCCATGCCGATCAAGCGGGTCGGCGGCGACGACTCGCTGGTGCTGGTGGACGCCACCTCCGGCGCGGGCGGCCTGCCCGTCGAGGCCGGCGAGTTCGACGTCTACTACTTCGCCCCGCAGAAGAGCTTCGCCTCCGACGGCGGCCTGTGGATCGCGCTGTTCTCTCCGCGCGCGCTGGCCCGGGTCGAGGAGATCACCGCGAGCGGCCGGTACGTGCCCGAGTTCTTCAGCCTGCCGACGGCCATCGACAACTCGGCCAAGGACCAGACCTACAACACTCCGGCCGTGGCCACGCTGTTCCTGCTCGCCGAGCAGCTCGACTGGATGAACGGCAACGGCGGCCTGGCCTGGACCACCGGGCGCACGGCCGACTCGGCCTCCCGGCTCTACACCTGGGCCGAGAAGACGTCCTACACCACGCCGTTCGTGGCCGACCCCGCGCAGCGCTCCAACGTCGTCGGCACGATCGACTTCGTCGGCGAGGTGGACGCCGCCGAGGTGGCGAAGGTCCTGCGCGCCAACGGCATCGTGGACACCGAGCCGTACCGCAAGCTCGGCCGCAACCAGCTCCGCATCGCGATGTTCCCGTCCATCGACCCCGACGACGTCGAGGCGCTGACGGCGTGCGTCGACCACGTGGTCGAGCGCCTCTAGCGCCCGGCCCGTCGCGCCCCTGAGGGCGTCGCGCTCCTGAGGGCCTCGCGGGGCTCTCAGGAGGACGGTGGCGGCACCCAGCCGGGGCCGCCACCCCCGAGGTCGCCGTGCCCGGCGGTGCGCCGGGCGAGCTCCTCCAGGAGGCGCAGGGCGTCGTCCAGGTCGACGCTGCGGGCGAAGCAGGACAGCACGGGAGCCCGGTCGGGGCTCGCGGCGAGGGCCTCCAGCATCACGGCGGTGACGTGTTCGTCACGGGTGCGGCTCGCGGAGTAGCGGAACGCCTTGCGCTCGGCGGTGCGCCGCACCAGGCCCTTCCTGGCCAGCCGCTCGGCGACGGTCTGGACCGTGGTGTACGCGAGCGGCTTTTCCGCCCCCTCGTTGAGCAGGCTCAGCACCTCGCGGACGAGCAAAGGGTGCGGGGAATCCCAGAGCACCTCCATGATGGCGCTCTCCAAGGACCCCAGATTGTTCACGCCGCCATTCTCTCCAATCGTCCGGGTCCACGGCCAGGCGAACGGAGAAGGCTCTGGCCCGCCGCGGCCGGGCCTCCCGGACGGCGGCGGGGGTCAGGCCGGGAGCGCGCGCCTCCTCCTGCGGAGCGTCCAGGCGGCGAGGACGCCGCCGATCAGCCCGAACAGGTGACCCTGCCACGAGATGCCGGGCTGACCGGGGAGCACGCCCCAGATCAGGGAGTAGTAGAGGAGGGCGACGCCGAGGCCGAGGGCGATGTCGAGGATGTGCCTATCGAAAAGCCCGCGCGTCACGACATATCCGAAATAGCCGAATACGAGGCCGCTGGCCCCGACCGTGAGCCCGCCCGGAGCGCTGAGGAACCAGACGCCGAGCCCGCTCACCAGGATGATGATCAGGCTGGCGGCGAAGAAGCGGCCGAGACCGCGCAGGGCCGCGAGGAAACCCAGAATGGCGAGCGGCAACGTGTTCGCCATGAGGTGACCGAAGCCCGCGTGCAGGAACGGGGCCATCAGGATGCCCCCGAGGCCGTTGACGTCGTGGGCGACGATGCCGAGCCGGTCGAGGTCCATCGGCATGATGTAGTCGGCGATCTCGACGGCCCATTCGAGCGCCACGAGGAGGGCCACGACCACGGCGGCGGCCGCCGCCCCCGTGACCAGGCTGCCCACGCGCCGTCTGACCGCCTGCCCGGAGTACCCGGACGCTCCGGACGTACGTTCCGGGGTCAGCCCGGTCGCGTAGTCGTTCATCGCTCTCCTCTTGTACCGCCCCGCTCAACTCTCCCTTTACCGTACGCAATGCGGGTTTAACCCGCGATTTCGCGGGAGACACAAAAAAGGCGCATGTTGCCCACATTGAGGCGGCAACATGCGCCGAACGGTGATCATTTATGCGGATAAAGATCACTCAGCGTTCGATGATCATTCTCCGGTCCACCGGGGCGCCCGCTTCTGCGCGAACGCCGCCGCGCCCTCCTGGGCGTCCTTGGAGCCGAACACCGGACCGCTGATCGCCGCCTGCCGCGCGAACATCTCCTCGCGCGGCCAGTCGGCGGACTCCACCACGATCCGCTTGGTCGCCAGCAGCGCCAGCGGCGCGTTCGCGGCGATCTTCTCCGCGACCTCCCTGGCCGCCGCCAGCGCCTCCCCCGGCGGGGTCACCCGGTTGACCAGCCCCAGCTCGCGCAGCCGGTCGGCCGGGTAGAAGTCGCCGGTCAAGGCGATCTCCATGGCGATGTGGTACGGGATGCGGCGGGGCAGCCGCATGATCCCGCCCGCGGCCGCCACCAGGCCGCGCTTCGGCTCCGGCAGGCCGAACCTGGCCTCCCGCGACGCCACGACGATGTCGCAGGACAGCACCAGCTCGAACCCGCCGGCCAGCGCATACCCCTCCACGGCCGCGACGACGGGCTTCCTCGGCGGACCCTCGGTGATGCCGCCGAACCCTCGCCCCTCGACGACGGGAAGGTCACCGCTCAGGAAACCCTTCAGGTCCATGCCCGCGGAGAAGTTGCCGCCCGCCCCGGTCAGGACGTACACCGAGACGTCCTTGCGCTCCTCCAGCTCGTCCAGCGCCGCCGCCACGCCGCGCGCGACCGCCCCGTTGATGGCGTTCCTGACCTCGGGCCTGTTGATGGTGATGACGGCGACGCCGCCGTCCACCTCGACGAGAACCTCGTCGGACATCCTGCACCTCCGCTGGGGTCACTTGGGCTGGAAGCGGATGCCGCCGTCGAAGCGGATGACCTCGCCGTTCATGTAGTCGTTCTCGACCAGCGAGCGGACGAGCCGCGCGAACTCCGACGCGCGGCCCATGCGCTTGGGGAAGGGGACCGGCGCGGACAGCTTGGCCTTGAACGCCTCGGCCTCCGGGCCGCTCCCGTAGATCGGGGTGTCGATGATGCCGGGGCAGATCGTCAGCACCCGGACGCCGATCGCGGCCAGGTCGCGCGCGGCGGGCAGGGTCATGCCGATGATGCCGCCCTTGGAGGCGGAGTAGGCGACCTGGCCGGTCTGTCCCTCGATGCCCGCCACCGAGGCGGTGTTGACGACGACGCCGCGCTGACCGTCCTCGTCCACCGGGTCGGTCTTGGCGATCGCGGCGGCGCCGATCCGCATGAGGTTGAACGTGCCGATCAGGTTGATGTCGATCACGCGCCGGTAGGCGGCCAGATCGTGCGGCGCGCCGTCGCGGGCCACCGTGCGGGCCGCCCAGCCGATGCCGGCGCTGTTGATCACACCGCGCAGGGGCCTGCCCGTCGCCACGGCGGCGTCCACCGCCGCCTGGACCGAGGTCTCGTCGGAGACGTCGGTGTGCGCGAAGACCCCGCCGAGCTCGTCGGCGATCGCCTTGCCGCGCTCGGCGTTGACGTCGGCGATGACGACCGTGGCGCCGATGCGCGCCAGTTCGCGAGCCGTGGCCTCACCGAGGCCGCTGGCACCGCCTGAGATGATTGCTGCTGCTCCGTTCAGGTCCATATCGTGGACCCTAACGGGCACCCGAATGAAGTTCTACTACGGGTGGCTCAAATCTCGCCGGAGATCGCGGCGTCGACGTCGGCGTACACCTTGATGCGGCGGTCGAGGCCGGTCGTCCGTAAGATGCGCGCCACCGGAGGCTGCGGGGCGGCCAGGGAGACGCCGCCGCCCTCGCCGGTCGCGAGGCGCCACGCCTCGATCAGCACCGACAGGCCGCTCGAATCCATGAACGACAGCTTGTCGAGGTCGAGGACGAGGCGGTTGGCGTCCTGCAGGATGGCCTCGCGCACCTCGTCGCGCAGGAACGGCGCCGTGAAAAGATCCAGCTCGCCTTCGACCGCGACCACGACGGCATCGGCGTACACGCGTCGCGCGAGCCGCAATTTCATAGGAACCTCCTCCGCGGGCCCACTTTACTTCGCGGAGACGGGGACGGCGGTCACGCCGCGTGAGATCGCCGAAATCGGCGGCCACCGACGCGGGAGCCGCCGGCCTTCGCGTGCGGACGCGCGAGGCCGGGCGTCACCGGCTCAGGCGGGGCGGTCGGCCACCGCGAAGCCGAACGGCAGCTCCAGGCGGTGCGCGGCGAGCAGGGCGTCGTCGGCGAGGATCTCGCGGGTGGGGCCGTCGGCCGCGATCACGCCTCCGGACAGGATGAGCGAGCGTTCGCACAGCTCCAGGGCGTACGGCAGGTCGTGCGTGACCATCAGCACCGTGACGTCCAGGGACCGCAGGATCTGCGCCAGCTCGCGGCGCGAGGCCGGGTCGAGGTTGGAGGACGGCTCGTCCAGCACGAGGATCTCCGGCCGCATGGCCAGCACCGTGGCCACCGCCACCCGGCGGCGCTGCCCGAAGGACAGGTGGTGCGGCGGCCGGTCGGCGATGTCGGGCAGCCCGACCTGTTCCAGGGCCTCCTTGACCCGCAGCTCCAGCTCGGCGCCGCGCACGCCGAGGTTGGCCGGGCCGAACGCCACGTCCTCGCGCACCGTGGGCATGAACAACTGGTCGTCGGGATCCTGGAACACCAGCCCGACCCTGCGGCGGATCTCGGGCAAGGTGTCCTTGCGTACCGGCAGGCCGGCGACCTCGACGGTCCCGTGCCCGGCGGTCAGGATGCCGTTGAGGTGCATGACCAGCGTGGTCTTCCCCGCGCCGTTCGGGCCGAGCAGCGCCACCCGCTCGCCGCGCCCGATGGTGAGATCGACGCCGAACAGCGCCTGGGTGCCGTCGGGGTAGGCGTAGGCGAGCTCGCCGACCCGCAGCGACGGGGGCACGGTCACGCGAGGCTCCAGGAGAGCGCGGCCGTGACCAGCGCGGCCGCCGGGAGGGCGGCGGCGACGGCCCAGCTCGCCGCCGGGGCCGCGATGTCGTCGATGATGGGCATGGACCCGTTGTACCCCCTGCTGAGCATGGCCAGGTGCACCCGCTCCCCCCGCTCGTAGGAGCGGATGAACAGCGCGCCCGCCGACTTGGCCAGCACGGGGAGCTGGCGGACGTCGCGGGCCGCGAAGCCGCGCGACTCGCGGGCGACGCGCATGCGGCGCATCTCGTCCAGGATGACGTCCATGTAGCGCAGCATGAACATCGCGATCTGCACGAGCAAGGGGGGCAGCCGGAGCCGCCGCGCGCCGAGCAGCATCATGCGCGGCTCGGTCGTGGCGGCGAGCAGGATGCTGGCGACGACGCCGAGCGTCGCCTTGGCCAGGATGTTCCACGCCGCCCAGAGCCCCTCGGCGCTGAGCGACAGGCCGAGGACCTCGACGCGCTCCCCCAGCCCGATGACCGGCAGCGCGACCGCGAAGACCACGAACGGCACCTCGATCACCATGCGCCGCAGCACGAACCCCGCGGGCACGCGGGCCAGGGCCGCCACCGCCGCCAGCAGCAGGGCGTACACCCCGAAGGCCCAGAAGGCGTCCCTCGGGGTGGCGACCACGACGACGGCGAACGCGGCCACGGCGGGCAGCTTGCACTGCGGGGGCAGGCGGTGGACCACCGTGTCCCCCGGCCGGTAGAGCTGGTGGTGGTGCCCGGCGCCCACTACGCGCCCGTTCGCACGACGCTCTCGCCGTGGCGGGCGCGGCGGCGGACCCCGTAGAAGATCGCTCCTCCGGCCAGCACCGTGATGCCCACCCCGGCCACGCCGGCGACGCCGACGGCCAGGCGCTCGTTGCCGACGCCCTTGACGCCGTAGTCGGCCAGCGGCGAGTCGCCGAGGGCGTGGTCGCGCTCCTGGGCGTTCAGGCCCTTGTCGCCGGCGACCTTCTCCAGGCCGTCGGGGCTGCTGGAGGCGTAGAAGGAGACCACCCCGGCGAGCAGGACGGCCACCAGCGCGCCGCCGACCAGCAGAGGGCGCGGGCTCCGGGCCGGCGCGGGCGCGGGCTCGGGGGCGACCTCGGTCTCGACGCCGTCCCTGCGCAGCCTCAGCGGCGCGGTGAGGCCCCGCGCGCCGTACACGAGGTCGGGGCGCACGGCCAGCACGCTGCTCACCGTCAGCGCCGTGATCAGACCCTCGCCGATGCCGATGAGGACGTGCACGCCGCCCATGGCGACCGCGACCGAGGACACGTCGATCGGCGCGGTGCCGCCGATCCAGAACAGCAGCGTGAACACCAGCGCGGAGGCGGGGACCGAGACCAGGGCCCCGGCGAACGCGGCGACGGGGACCGCGGCGCGCCCGCGCGGCAGGGCGCGGGCGACCAGGCGGAACACCGCCCATCCCACGACGGCCGTCACGATCGCCATCAGCGAGATGTTGACGCCCAGGGCCGTCAGGCCGCCGTCCGCGAAGAAGAAGCCCTGGACGAGCAGGACGACGGCGACGCAGAGCACGGCGGTGTACGGCCCGACGAGCACGGCGGCGAGGGCGCCCCCGAGGAGGTGACCGCTGGTGCCGGCGGCGACGGGGAAGTTGAGCATCTGGACGGCGAAGATGAACGCCGCCACGAGGCCGGCCATGGGGGCGGTGCGGTCGTCCAGCTCGCGGCGCGCGCCGCGCAGGCAGACGCCGAGCCCCGCCACGGCGAAGGCTCCGGCCCCGATGGACACCGCTGCGTCGAAGAAACCGTCAGGTACGTGCACGTGGAGCCTCCGGCGATGGTTCGGACCGCCCAACTCTATGCCGATGGGTTGTATTTGCAAAAGACTGGCATTAAGGGCGGTGACGTGAACGTCCCCTCAACGCTCGGTGCGCGCCCGGCGGCGGCCCATGCGCATGGACCGGCGCACGACGGCGCGCGGGCCGGTCGCCAGCACCGTCACCACCAGGCGGCGACGCACCTTGGAGGCCCTCGGCCGCGCCGTCCACCGCCGCCGCCCGCGCCACCACACCGCGCCGGCGCCCAGCCTGCCAGGCTCGGCCTCGGCGATCTGCACCGGGTAGCGCACCGGCGGCCCGCCGAGGGTCAGCTCCAGGTCGGCCTCCCAGACGCCGGGGGCGTCGAGCGTGGCCGTGGCGGTGA includes these proteins:
- a CDS encoding STAS domain-containing protein (This anti-anti-sigma factor, or anti-sigma factor antagonist, belongs to a family that includes characterized members SpoIIAA, RsbV, RsfA, and RsfB.), whose protein sequence is MKLRLARRVYADAVVVAVEGELDLFTAPFLRDEVREAILQDANRLVLDLDKLSFMDSSGLSVLIEAWRLATGEGGGVSLAAPQPPVARILRTTGLDRRIKVYADVDAAISGEI
- the serC gene encoding phosphoserine transaminase, producing MADIEIPADLKPADGRFGCGPSKVRPEQLAALASAGAGLMGTSHRQKPVKNLVRRVRDGLTDLFSLPEGYEVVLGNGGTTAFWDIAAFGLIKERSQHLNFGEFSSKFAAVAAKAPWLGDPSVIKSEPGSHPLPSAEAGIDVYALTHNETSTGVAMPIKRVGGDDSLVLVDATSGAGGLPVEAGEFDVYYFAPQKSFASDGGLWIALFSPRALARVEEITASGRYVPEFFSLPTAIDNSAKDQTYNTPAVATLFLLAEQLDWMNGNGGLAWTTGRTADSASRLYTWAEKTSYTTPFVADPAQRSNVVGTIDFVGEVDAAEVAKVLRANGIVDTEPYRKLGRNQLRIAMFPSIDPDDVEALTACVDHVVERL
- a CDS encoding SDR family NAD(P)-dependent oxidoreductase; translated protein: MDLNGAAAIISGGASGLGEATARELARIGATVVIADVNAERGKAIADELGGVFAHTDVSDETSVQAAVDAAVATGRPLRGVINSAGIGWAARTVARDGAPHDLAAYRRVIDINLIGTFNLMRIGAAAIAKTDPVDEDGQRGVVVNTASVAGIEGQTGQVAYSASKGGIIGMTLPAARDLAAIGVRVLTICPGIIDTPIYGSGPEAEAFKAKLSAPVPFPKRMGRASEFARLVRSLVENDYMNGEVIRFDGGIRFQPK
- the pdxH gene encoding pyridoxamine 5'-phosphate oxidase; the encoded protein is MDAASSPPYFSGLRRTYEGRPLNESDMAPDPVTQFASWFADAVEAGLPEPNAMVLATSSAGGLPTARTVLLKGYDQQGFVFYTNYESRKGRDLAENPRACLLFPWHPLRRQVRVEGKVTKLPREDSAAYFHSRPYGSRVGAWASRQSAVVRSREELDARFRELAERWPEDPPVPDFWGGFRVVPTEVEFWQGQIDRMHDRLRYRRTKAGWTLERLAP
- a CDS encoding MFS transporter, whose product is MAGVVQAGLKRIAVDTRPMGRPAYRRLLLGQGVSFIGFQLTSVAVSAQVFDITGSSLWVGLLGPANLVPLVVFGLWGGAVADAVDRRKLLLTGSVVAWLATLALLVQAAAGWGNVYVILAATAVQATGFAVTSPTRGAIIPRLVPLEHVAAANTLNYLVSSIGSVVGPLLAGLVLAQGGYGTAYLIDAVLFGAGFYAAVRLPALEPLGAVSRPGLRSVTDGLRYIARQPIVMMSFAVDIIAMAFAMPRALFPEMAAERFGGSAVAFGWLSASLAIGAVAAGLMSGWVGRIHRQGVALTVAIALWGLTVAAAAFAGPLWLIVLLLAVSGGIDMVSAVWRQTILQTYAPDEMRGRMQGVFMVVVAGGPRLGDLRAGATSSAVGLVPAWAGGGFLCALLVVITGLAVRSFWKYDTRQKR
- a CDS encoding energy-coupling factor ABC transporter ATP-binding protein encodes the protein MPPSLRVGELAYAYPDGTQALFGVDLTIGRGERVALLGPNGAGKTTLVMHLNGILTAGHGTVEVAGLPVRKDTLPEIRRRVGLVFQDPDDQLFMPTVREDVAFGPANLGVRGAELELRVKEALEQVGLPDIADRPPHHLSFGQRRRVAVATVLAMRPEILVLDEPSSNLDPASRRELAQILRSLDVTVLMVTHDLPYALELCERSLILSGGVIAADGPTREILADDALLAAHRLELPFGFAVADRPA
- the cbiQ gene encoding cobalt ECF transporter T component CbiQ, translated to MGAGHHHQLYRPGDTVVHRLPPQCKLPAVAAFAVVVVATPRDAFWAFGVYALLLAAVAALARVPAGFVLRRMVIEVPFVVFAVALPVIGLGERVEVLGLSLSAEGLWAAWNILAKATLGVVASILLAATTEPRMMLLGARRLRLPPLLVQIAMFMLRYMDVILDEMRRMRVARESRGFAARDVRQLPVLAKSAGALFIRSYERGERVHLAMLSRGYNGSMPIIDDIAAPAASWAVAAALPAAALVTAALSWSLA
- a CDS encoding energy-coupling factor ABC transporter permease; translated protein: MHVPDGFFDAAVSIGAGAFAVAGLGVCLRGARRELDDRTAPMAGLVAAFIFAVQMLNFPVAAGTSGHLLGGALAAVLVGPYTAVLCVAVVLLVQGFFFADGGLTALGVNISLMAIVTAVVGWAVFRLVARALPRGRAAVPVAAFAGALVSVPASALVFTLLFWIGGTAPIDVSSVAVAMGGVHVLIGIGEGLITALTVSSVLAVRPDLVYGARGLTAPLRLRRDGVETEVAPEPAPAPARSPRPLLVGGALVAVLLAGVVSFYASSSPDGLEKVAGDKGLNAQERDHALGDSPLADYGVKGVGNERLAVGVAGVAGVGITVLAGGAIFYGVRRRARHGESVVRTGA
- a CDS encoding crotonase/enoyl-CoA hydratase family protein — translated: MSDEVLVEVDGGVAVITINRPEVRNAINGAVARGVAAALDELEERKDVSVYVLTGAGGNFSAGMDLKGFLSGDLPVVEGRGFGGITEGPPRKPVVAAVEGYALAGGFELVLSCDIVVASREARFGLPEPKRGLVAAAGGIMRLPRRIPYHIAMEIALTGDFYPADRLRELGLVNRVTPPGEALAAAREVAEKIAANAPLALLATKRIVVESADWPREEMFARQAAISGPVFGSKDAQEGAAAFAQKRAPRWTGE
- a CDS encoding BlaI/MecI/CopY family transcriptional regulator — protein: MNNLGSLESAIMEVLWDSPHPLLVREVLSLLNEGAEKPLAYTTVQTVAERLARKGLVRRTAERKAFRYSASRTRDEHVTAVMLEALAASPDRAPVLSCFARSVDLDDALRLLEELARRTAGHGDLGGGGPGWVPPPSS
- a CDS encoding rhomboid family intramembrane serine protease, producing MNDYATGLTPERTSGASGYSGQAVRRRVGSLVTGAAAAAVVVALLVALEWAVEIADYIMPMDLDRLGIVAHDVNGLGGILMAPFLHAGFGHLMANTLPLAILGFLAALRGLGRFFAASLIIILVSGLGVWFLSAPGGLTVGASGLVFGYFGYVVTRGLFDRHILDIALGLGVALLYYSLIWGVLPGQPGISWQGHLFGLIGGVLAAWTLRRRRRALPA
- a CDS encoding citrate synthase 2; translation: MSDFKPGLEGVVAFETEIAEPDKEGGALRYRGVDIEELVGRVSYGNVWGLLVDNKFKPGLPPAEPYPIPVHSGDIRVDVQSALAMLAPAYGFRQLLDIDENQVRDDLARASVTALSFVAQSARGLGLPMVPQSRVDEADTIVERFMIRWRGEPDPKHVKAIDAYWTSAAEHGMNASTFTARVIASTGADVAAALSGAVGAMSGPLHGGAPARVLHMIEEVERIGDAETYVKNALDSGERLMGFGHRVYRAEDPRARVLRRTAQELNAPRYEVACALEKAALAELHARKPDRVLATNVEFWAAIMLDFAEVPSHMFTSMFTCARTAGWAAHILEQKRTGRLVRPSARYVGPPQRSINDVPGAAEVVGKS